The following coding sequences are from one Manduca sexta isolate Smith_Timp_Sample1 chromosome 7, JHU_Msex_v1.0, whole genome shotgun sequence window:
- the LOC115445528 gene encoding uncharacterized protein LOC115445528: protein MVILPLLLCAVPLVAAWGATDMIGNGRWITKNVAKCPDDSKYTTKLEISRKKVNRTHDGFNLNGDLDFVLDNEHGIFIDACKYMDGGCKPYQTFADDCACCFLKKHAESNMVEIFTKAGIDPPDCPIPKGALVVKDYVFNYNALPEKGIYGTYDAKIYLLQPKVGENPPEKIGCVLLTLQFENETD from the exons ATGGTGATATTGCCATTATTGTTGTGCGCTGTACCGCTGGTAGCGGCTTGGGGCGCAACCGACATGATA GGCAATGGCAGATGGATTACAAAGAATGTCGCGAAGTGTCCAGACGACAGTAAGTACACCACCAAACTCGAAATAAGCAGGAAAAAAGTTAATCGGACCCACGATGGCTTTAACTTAAATGGAGACCTGGACTTTGTGTTGGACAATGAACATGGt ATCTTCATAGATGCGTGCAAGTACATGGACGGCGGCTGCAAGCCATACCAGACGTTTGCCGACGACTGTGCGTGTTGTTTCTTGAAGAAGCACGCAGAATCTAACATGGTGGAAATTTTCACGAAGGCGGGAATCGATCCTCCCGATTGTCCTATCCCTAAG GGAGCATTGGTCGTGAAAGACTACGTGTTCAACTACAACGCGTTACCAGAGAAGGGCATATACGGAACGTATGATGCAAAAATTTACCTTCTCCAGCCAAAAGTAGGGGAGAACCCGCCAGAAAAAATTGGTTGCGTTCTACTAACTTTGCAATTTGAAAACGAAActgattaa